The segment TAGCAATAAGCAGATGATGGCTAATCCCCAAACAAGAGCCCCGCTCCAGTAGAGGTCAATTTGTAAGCCTATCAGTAAAATTATCACACTTAATCCGATAAAAAATGCGGTTAGATAGCGTTTCACGTATAACACCCCAGTAAAAGGTATAAATTTTTCTCTACTACTATTATAGTATGCATTTTATTATATTTCTATCCTTAGAACCGCTTTTACATGAATTTAACACTATCCCGCCACATCTCTTTTTGTGAAAAATATCCAGGACAACAGCATAAATACAACGTAATAAACGAGTAAAACGGTAATGGAAAAGCCTAATGTCATATCCTCTATCCATGGTGTGTTGCCACTTGCGTATTGACTTAGGTCTGTATTGGCAAACAGAATATATTTAGCCCATTCATAATCCGCAAAGGCTGTTACAATGATGTTTCCGCCCATCATCAGGAAAACGCCTATTCCAATTGCCAATGCGCTGCTACGGAAAATGGATGAAATCATAAAGGCGAATGTTGCCATCATGACTAAATTAACCAAACCATAGCCATACTCAGAGACGATCTCCCCAATCACAGATACATATGCATATCCGTCCGTTTGCGATTGTACAACATAAGGACTAGCCCCTTCGACACCGAAGAACAACGCACCAATAATCCAGGAAAGTAATAAAACAAAAAGAAGCGTAAATAATGCAAATAAAAGTACAGAAATATATTTGGATGCCAAAATTTTCGCTCGTGATATTGGACGAATCAGTAATAATTTAATCGTTCCCCATTTAAATTCATTTGCTACTATCCCGGCTGCTACAATAATCGTCAGTAAGCTGACAATAGAAAGTAGTCCTTGGTTTTCTTGCACAT is part of the Virgibacillus sp. NKC19-16 genome and harbors:
- a CDS encoding ABC transporter permease; its protein translation is MSNFFKLVYNELTKMYIQKSTWVMYIILGGLIIGGAAITSAFGNVDEDYASDNWREALQEENEEIQQQMQENEQEDGTYVAVNPNQIEKNNYHLENDIQPTGYGAWQYVQENQGLLSIVSLLTIIVAAGIVANEFKWGTIKLLLIRPISRAKILASKYISVLLFALFTLLFVLLLSWIIGALFFGVEGASPYVVQSQTDGYAYVSVIGEIVSEYGYGLVNLVMMATFAFMISSIFRSSALAIGIGVFLMMGGNIIVTAFADYEWAKYILFANTDLSQYASGNTPWIEDMTLGFSITVLLVYYVVFMLLSWIFFTKRDVAG